From a single Apium graveolens cultivar Ventura chromosome 2, ASM990537v1, whole genome shotgun sequence genomic region:
- the LOC141707750 gene encoding dirigent protein 22-like, with translation MSKMTSMLFTIFVLSLLLTGESQDFTKRLPKNTLGLKKEKLSHLHFYFHDIVSGRHPTAVRVASAAMTNTSSTLFGAVVMMDDPLTVGPESSSKQVGRAQGIYASASLSELGLLMVLNYAFTEGKYNGSTLSILGRNPPLNAVREMPVVGGSGLFRFARGYAQARTHFIDFKTGDAVVEYNVYVLHY, from the coding sequence ATGTCTAAGATGACCTCCATGCTCTTCACAATATTTGTTCTCTCCCTCCTCCTCACCGGAGAATCTCAGGACTTCACCAAAAGACTACCAAAAAACACCCTAGGTCTCAAAAAAGAGAAGCTAAGCCACCTCCACTTCTACTTCCACGACATAGTCAGCGGCCGCCACCCCACCGCCGTACGTGTCGCTTCCGCCGCCATGACCAATACTTCCTCCACATTATTCGGTGCTGTTGTGATGATGGATGATCCTCTGACTGTGGGCCCAGAATCTAGCTCAAAACAAGTGGGAAGAGCACAAGGAATCTACGCATCTGCCTCGTTGAGTGAGCTAGGATTGTTGATGGTGTTGAACTATGCTTTTACAGAAGGGAAGTATAATGGGAGTACGTTGAGTATATTAGGTCGGAATCCGCCGCTTAATGCCGTCAGAGAGATGCCGGTGGTCGGAGGAAGTGGGCTTTTCCGATTTGCACGTGGGTATGCTCAGGCCAGGACTCATTTTATTGACTTTAAAACTGGGGATGCTGTTGTGGAATATAATGTTTATGTACTTCATTACTAG